Proteins from a single region of Manis javanica isolate MJ-LG chromosome 5, MJ_LKY, whole genome shotgun sequence:
- the LOC108395898 gene encoding post-GPI attachment to proteins factor 6-like isoform X1, with protein MGRAGTRAGVAAAAAAWALLLLAWPPPAAGDSGESDVRLVSEQFSQSPQKLSFYSWYGSTRLFQFRVPPDTVLLRCLFHVSRGGSPTCANVEITVYFRYGAPPVINPLGTSFPDNTSVQPSFLVKMLESNASVNISHPAPGDWFVAAHLPPSSQKIEVKGFAPTCAYIFQPDMLVVRVVEVSILEPDMPLLQTLLSRPSYLKIFIPEYTQELSLELKGCVSNGSLGCPVHLTVGSATLPSNFQKVLACTGPTRTCHLLLPSPPWDRWIQVTAKSLAGLHVSVVFSIVAAITTCRPKTITSQHLQSSLSQSRNASTGLMPMSLGHQDLGGSHGLGSGSFCLMSYPVVREDMDVVSVRFRPLDRVSVLVQSGMPSVMRLYLDTGMDSGGSLTISLQANETALANNTLVVVCVNAAAPFLSFTTSLNCTTGLPTPAAFFQGYPLSLSTSAHKATLIIPYPETDNWYLSLQLVCPEGPEECEQALVPVETTLYLVPCLNDCGPYGQCLLLRRHSYLYAGCSCKAGWRGWSCTDNSTAQTVGQQRLAMLLLTLSNLMFLAPVAISMRRSLLVEASVYAYTMFFSTFYHACDQPGEVVLCILSYDTLQYCDFLGSGVSIWVTILCMARLKAALKYTRRRACCCSQKPPVFPGTHWKKLLSDIKGLCWQVGGTRTGRWWAGLGSVSSGHAGVCHVLAAGPQGRLEHDGALFVCLCSHGHHVYRCGHRRHCYPTSWQRWAFCLLPGISMAAVAIAIYTSMTTSDNYYYTHSIWHMLLAGSAAFLLPPRDSHTKPWACSQKLPCHYQICRNHREELYAVT; from the exons ATGGGCCGCGCCGGGACCCGGGCTGGGgtcgcggcggcggcggcggcgtggGCGCTGCTGCTGTTGGCTTGGCCCCCGCCCGCCGCTGGCGACAGCGGCGAGAGCG ATGTCAGGCTGGTGTCCGAGCAGTTCTCGCAGTCACCGCAGAAGCTGTCTTTCTACAGCTGGTATGGCAGCACCAGGCTCTTCCAATTCCGCGTGCCCCCAGACACCGTGCTGCTGCGCTGCCTGTTCCACGTGTCACGGGGAGGCAGTCCCACGTGTGCCAACGTGGAGATCACCGT GTACTTCCGCTATGGCGCCCCGCCGGTCATCAACCCCCTGGGCACCAGCTTCCCTGACAATACCTCTGTGCAGCCCTCCTTCCTCGTCAAGATGCTAGAGAGCAACGCCTCTGTTAACATCTCCCACCCTGCACCTGGGGACTGGTTTGTGGCTGCCCACCTACCCCCTTCATCCCAGAAGATTGAGGTGAAG GGCTTTGCTCCCACCTGTGCCTACATCTTCCAGCCGGACATGCTGGTCGTGAGGGTGGTTGAGGTCTCCATTCTGGAGCCAGACATGCCCCTTCTGCAGACCCTCCTCTCCCGCCCCAGCTACCTCAA AATCTTCATCCCTGAGTACACCCAGGAGTTGAGTCTGGAGCTAAAGGGCTGTGTGTCCAATGGGAGCCTGGGCTGCCCTGTGCACCTCACTGTGGGCTCGGCCACCCTGCCCAGCAACTTCCAGAAGGTGCTGGCCTGCACCGGCCCCACCAGGAcctgccacctgctgctgccCTCGCCACCCTGGGATAGGTGGATCCAAGTGACAGCCAAGAGCCTGGCAGGACTCCATGTGTCTGTGGTATTCAGCATCGTGGCTGCCATCACAA CCTGCAGGCCGAAGACCATAACCTCGCAGCACCTTCAGAGCAGCCTGAGCCAGAGCCGCAACGCCTCCACTGGCCTGATGCCCATGAGCCTTGGCCACCAGGACCTGGGCGGGAGCCATGGGCTGGGCAGTGGCTCCTTCTGCCTCATGAGCTACCCCGTTGTGCGGGAAGACATGGATGTGGTGTCTGTGCGGTTCCGGCCCCTGGACAGGGTCTCCGTGTTGGTACAGTCTGGCATGCCCTCAGTGATGCGGCTGTACCTCGACACAGGCATGGACAGTGGGGGCTCCCTCACCATCTCCCTGCAGGCCAATGAG ACCGCACTTGCCAACAACACCCTGGTAGTGGTCTGCGTGAATGCCGCCGCCCCCTTCCTCAGCTTCACCACCTCACTCAACTGCACCACAG GCCTTCCCACCCCTGCAGCCTTCTTCCAGGGCTATCCCCTGTCTCTGAGCACCTCAGCTCATAAGGCCACCCTCATCATCCCCTACCCAGAGACAGACAACTGGTACCTCTCCCTGCAGCTCGTGTGCCCTGAGGGTCCTGA GGAGTGTGAGCAGGCTCTGGTCCCAGTAGAAACCACTTTATACTTGGTGCCCTGCCTGAATGACTGCGGACCTTATGGCCAGTGCCTCCTGCTGCGCAGACACAGCTACCTGTATGCAGGCTGCAGCTGCAAGGCAG GCTGGCGTGGGTGGAGCTGCACAGACAATAGCACAGCCCAGACGGTAGGCCAGCAGAGGCTAGCCATGCTCCTGCTCACCCTCAGCAACCTCATGTTCCTGGCTCCTGTTGCCATCTCCATGCGCCGCTCACTCCTGGTGGAGGCCTCCGTCTATGCCTACACCATGTTCTTCTCCACG TTCTACCACGCCTGCGACCAGCCTGGGGAGGTGGTGCTGTGCATCCTCAGCTATGACACGCTGCAATACTGTGACTTCTTGGGCTCTGGAGTATCCATCTGGGTCACTATCCTCTGCATGGCGCGGCTGAAGGCAGCCCTGAAATAC ACCAGAAGAAGGGCTTGCTGCTGCTCTCAGAAGCCTCCTGTCTTTCCTGGCACCCACTGGAAGAAACTGCTTTCAGATATCAAGGGACTGTGCTGGCAGGTTGGAGGGACCAGGACAGGAAGGTGGTGGGCAGGGTTAG GTTCTGTTTCTTCTGGGCACGCTGGTGTTTGCCATGTCCTTGCAGCTGGACCGCAGGGGCGCCTGGAACATGATGGGGCCTTGTTTGTTTGCCTTTGCAGTCATGGCCACCAT GTATACCGCTGTGGGCACCGGCGCCACTGCTACCCCACCTCCTGGCAGCGCTGGGCcttctgcctcctgcctggcATCAGCATGGCTGCTGTGGCCATTGCCATCTATACTTCTATGACAACCAGTGACAACTACTACTACACCCACAGCATCTGGCACATGCTGCTGGCAGGGAGTGCCGCCTTCCTGCTGCCGCCAAGGGATTCGCACACCAAGCCCTGGGCCTGTTCGCAGAAGCTCCCCTGCCACTATCAGATCTGCAGGAACCACCGGGAGGAGCTGTACGCGGTCACGTGA
- the LOC108395898 gene encoding post-GPI attachment to proteins factor 6-like isoform X2, whose amino-acid sequence MGRAGTRAGVAAAAAAWALLLLAWPPPAAGDSGESDVRLVSEQFSQSPQKLSFYSWYGSTRLFQFRVPPDTVLLRCLFHVSRGGSPTCANVEITVYFRYGAPPVINPLGTSFPDNTSVQPSFLVKMLESNASVNISHPAPGDWFVAAHLPPSSQKIEVKGFAPTCAYIFQPDMLVVRVVEVSILEPDMPLLQTLLSRPSYLKIFIPEYTQELSLELKGCVSNGSLGCPVHLTVGSATLPSNFQKVLACTGPTRTCHLLLPSPPWDRWIQVTAKSLAGLHVSVVFSIVAAITTCRPKTITSQHLQSSLSQSRNASTGLMPMSLGHQDLGGSHGLGSGSFCLMSYPVVREDMDVVSVRFRPLDRVSVLVQSGMPSVMRLYLDTGMDSGGSLTISLQANETALANNTLVVVCVNAAAPFLSFTTSLNCTTAFFQGYPLSLSTSAHKATLIIPYPETDNWYLSLQLVCPEGPEECEQALVPVETTLYLVPCLNDCGPYGQCLLLRRHSYLYAGCSCKAGWRGWSCTDNSTAQTVGQQRLAMLLLTLSNLMFLAPVAISMRRSLLVEASVYAYTMFFSTFYHACDQPGEVVLCILSYDTLQYCDFLGSGVSIWVTILCMARLKAALKYTRRRACCCSQKPPVFPGTHWKKLLSDIKGLCWQVGGTRTGRWWAGLGSVSSGHAGVCHVLAAGPQGRLEHDGALFVCLCSHGHHVYRCGHRRHCYPTSWQRWAFCLLPGISMAAVAIAIYTSMTTSDNYYYTHSIWHMLLAGSAAFLLPPRDSHTKPWACSQKLPCHYQICRNHREELYAVT is encoded by the exons ATGGGCCGCGCCGGGACCCGGGCTGGGgtcgcggcggcggcggcggcgtggGCGCTGCTGCTGTTGGCTTGGCCCCCGCCCGCCGCTGGCGACAGCGGCGAGAGCG ATGTCAGGCTGGTGTCCGAGCAGTTCTCGCAGTCACCGCAGAAGCTGTCTTTCTACAGCTGGTATGGCAGCACCAGGCTCTTCCAATTCCGCGTGCCCCCAGACACCGTGCTGCTGCGCTGCCTGTTCCACGTGTCACGGGGAGGCAGTCCCACGTGTGCCAACGTGGAGATCACCGT GTACTTCCGCTATGGCGCCCCGCCGGTCATCAACCCCCTGGGCACCAGCTTCCCTGACAATACCTCTGTGCAGCCCTCCTTCCTCGTCAAGATGCTAGAGAGCAACGCCTCTGTTAACATCTCCCACCCTGCACCTGGGGACTGGTTTGTGGCTGCCCACCTACCCCCTTCATCCCAGAAGATTGAGGTGAAG GGCTTTGCTCCCACCTGTGCCTACATCTTCCAGCCGGACATGCTGGTCGTGAGGGTGGTTGAGGTCTCCATTCTGGAGCCAGACATGCCCCTTCTGCAGACCCTCCTCTCCCGCCCCAGCTACCTCAA AATCTTCATCCCTGAGTACACCCAGGAGTTGAGTCTGGAGCTAAAGGGCTGTGTGTCCAATGGGAGCCTGGGCTGCCCTGTGCACCTCACTGTGGGCTCGGCCACCCTGCCCAGCAACTTCCAGAAGGTGCTGGCCTGCACCGGCCCCACCAGGAcctgccacctgctgctgccCTCGCCACCCTGGGATAGGTGGATCCAAGTGACAGCCAAGAGCCTGGCAGGACTCCATGTGTCTGTGGTATTCAGCATCGTGGCTGCCATCACAA CCTGCAGGCCGAAGACCATAACCTCGCAGCACCTTCAGAGCAGCCTGAGCCAGAGCCGCAACGCCTCCACTGGCCTGATGCCCATGAGCCTTGGCCACCAGGACCTGGGCGGGAGCCATGGGCTGGGCAGTGGCTCCTTCTGCCTCATGAGCTACCCCGTTGTGCGGGAAGACATGGATGTGGTGTCTGTGCGGTTCCGGCCCCTGGACAGGGTCTCCGTGTTGGTACAGTCTGGCATGCCCTCAGTGATGCGGCTGTACCTCGACACAGGCATGGACAGTGGGGGCTCCCTCACCATCTCCCTGCAGGCCAATGAG ACCGCACTTGCCAACAACACCCTGGTAGTGGTCTGCGTGAATGCCGCCGCCCCCTTCCTCAGCTTCACCACCTCACTCAACTGCACCACAG CCTTCTTCCAGGGCTATCCCCTGTCTCTGAGCACCTCAGCTCATAAGGCCACCCTCATCATCCCCTACCCAGAGACAGACAACTGGTACCTCTCCCTGCAGCTCGTGTGCCCTGAGGGTCCTGA GGAGTGTGAGCAGGCTCTGGTCCCAGTAGAAACCACTTTATACTTGGTGCCCTGCCTGAATGACTGCGGACCTTATGGCCAGTGCCTCCTGCTGCGCAGACACAGCTACCTGTATGCAGGCTGCAGCTGCAAGGCAG GCTGGCGTGGGTGGAGCTGCACAGACAATAGCACAGCCCAGACGGTAGGCCAGCAGAGGCTAGCCATGCTCCTGCTCACCCTCAGCAACCTCATGTTCCTGGCTCCTGTTGCCATCTCCATGCGCCGCTCACTCCTGGTGGAGGCCTCCGTCTATGCCTACACCATGTTCTTCTCCACG TTCTACCACGCCTGCGACCAGCCTGGGGAGGTGGTGCTGTGCATCCTCAGCTATGACACGCTGCAATACTGTGACTTCTTGGGCTCTGGAGTATCCATCTGGGTCACTATCCTCTGCATGGCGCGGCTGAAGGCAGCCCTGAAATAC ACCAGAAGAAGGGCTTGCTGCTGCTCTCAGAAGCCTCCTGTCTTTCCTGGCACCCACTGGAAGAAACTGCTTTCAGATATCAAGGGACTGTGCTGGCAGGTTGGAGGGACCAGGACAGGAAGGTGGTGGGCAGGGTTAG GTTCTGTTTCTTCTGGGCACGCTGGTGTTTGCCATGTCCTTGCAGCTGGACCGCAGGGGCGCCTGGAACATGATGGGGCCTTGTTTGTTTGCCTTTGCAGTCATGGCCACCAT GTATACCGCTGTGGGCACCGGCGCCACTGCTACCCCACCTCCTGGCAGCGCTGGGCcttctgcctcctgcctggcATCAGCATGGCTGCTGTGGCCATTGCCATCTATACTTCTATGACAACCAGTGACAACTACTACTACACCCACAGCATCTGGCACATGCTGCTGGCAGGGAGTGCCGCCTTCCTGCTGCCGCCAAGGGATTCGCACACCAAGCCCTGGGCCTGTTCGCAGAAGCTCCCCTGCCACTATCAGATCTGCAGGAACCACCGGGAGGAGCTGTACGCGGTCACGTGA
- the LOC108395898 gene encoding post-GPI attachment to proteins factor 6-like isoform X5, producing the protein MGRAGTRAGVAAAAAAWALLLLAWPPPAAGDSGESDVRLVSEQFSQSPQKLSFYSWYGSTRLFQFRVPPDTVLLRCLFHVSRGGSPTCANVEITVYFRYGAPPVINPLGTSFPDNTSVQPSFLVKMLESNASVNISHPAPGDWFVAAHLPPSSQKIEVKGFAPTCAYIFQPDMLVVRVVEVSILEPDMPLLQTLLSRPSYLKIFIPEYTQELSLELKGCVSNGSLGCPVHLTVGSATLPSNFQKVLACTGPTRTCHLLLPSPPWDRWIQVTAKSLAGLHVSVVFSIVAAITTCRPKTITSQHLQSSLSQSRNASTGLMPMSLGHQDLGGSHGLGSGSFCLMSYPVVREDMDVVSVRFRPLDRVSVLVQSGMPSVMRLYLDTGMDSGGSLTISLQANETALANNTLVVVCVNAAAPFLSFTTSLNCTTGLPTPAAFFQGYPLSLSTSAHKATLIIPYPETDNWYLSLQLVCPEGPEECEQALVPVETTLYLVPCLNDCGPYGQCLLLRRHSYLYAGCSCKAGWRGWSCTDNSTAQTVGQQRLAMLLLTLSNLMFLAPVAISMRRSLLVEASVYAYTMFFSTFYHACDQPGEVVLCILSYDTLQYCDFLGSGVSIWVTILCMARLKAALKYVLFLLGTLVFAMSLQLDRRGAWNMMGPCLFAFAVMATMWVYRCGHRRHCYPTSWQRWAFCLLPGISMAAVAIAIYTSMTTSDNYYYTHSIWHMLLAGSAAFLLPPRDSHTKPWACSQKLPCHYQICRNHREELYAVT; encoded by the exons ATGGGCCGCGCCGGGACCCGGGCTGGGgtcgcggcggcggcggcggcgtggGCGCTGCTGCTGTTGGCTTGGCCCCCGCCCGCCGCTGGCGACAGCGGCGAGAGCG ATGTCAGGCTGGTGTCCGAGCAGTTCTCGCAGTCACCGCAGAAGCTGTCTTTCTACAGCTGGTATGGCAGCACCAGGCTCTTCCAATTCCGCGTGCCCCCAGACACCGTGCTGCTGCGCTGCCTGTTCCACGTGTCACGGGGAGGCAGTCCCACGTGTGCCAACGTGGAGATCACCGT GTACTTCCGCTATGGCGCCCCGCCGGTCATCAACCCCCTGGGCACCAGCTTCCCTGACAATACCTCTGTGCAGCCCTCCTTCCTCGTCAAGATGCTAGAGAGCAACGCCTCTGTTAACATCTCCCACCCTGCACCTGGGGACTGGTTTGTGGCTGCCCACCTACCCCCTTCATCCCAGAAGATTGAGGTGAAG GGCTTTGCTCCCACCTGTGCCTACATCTTCCAGCCGGACATGCTGGTCGTGAGGGTGGTTGAGGTCTCCATTCTGGAGCCAGACATGCCCCTTCTGCAGACCCTCCTCTCCCGCCCCAGCTACCTCAA AATCTTCATCCCTGAGTACACCCAGGAGTTGAGTCTGGAGCTAAAGGGCTGTGTGTCCAATGGGAGCCTGGGCTGCCCTGTGCACCTCACTGTGGGCTCGGCCACCCTGCCCAGCAACTTCCAGAAGGTGCTGGCCTGCACCGGCCCCACCAGGAcctgccacctgctgctgccCTCGCCACCCTGGGATAGGTGGATCCAAGTGACAGCCAAGAGCCTGGCAGGACTCCATGTGTCTGTGGTATTCAGCATCGTGGCTGCCATCACAA CCTGCAGGCCGAAGACCATAACCTCGCAGCACCTTCAGAGCAGCCTGAGCCAGAGCCGCAACGCCTCCACTGGCCTGATGCCCATGAGCCTTGGCCACCAGGACCTGGGCGGGAGCCATGGGCTGGGCAGTGGCTCCTTCTGCCTCATGAGCTACCCCGTTGTGCGGGAAGACATGGATGTGGTGTCTGTGCGGTTCCGGCCCCTGGACAGGGTCTCCGTGTTGGTACAGTCTGGCATGCCCTCAGTGATGCGGCTGTACCTCGACACAGGCATGGACAGTGGGGGCTCCCTCACCATCTCCCTGCAGGCCAATGAG ACCGCACTTGCCAACAACACCCTGGTAGTGGTCTGCGTGAATGCCGCCGCCCCCTTCCTCAGCTTCACCACCTCACTCAACTGCACCACAG GCCTTCCCACCCCTGCAGCCTTCTTCCAGGGCTATCCCCTGTCTCTGAGCACCTCAGCTCATAAGGCCACCCTCATCATCCCCTACCCAGAGACAGACAACTGGTACCTCTCCCTGCAGCTCGTGTGCCCTGAGGGTCCTGA GGAGTGTGAGCAGGCTCTGGTCCCAGTAGAAACCACTTTATACTTGGTGCCCTGCCTGAATGACTGCGGACCTTATGGCCAGTGCCTCCTGCTGCGCAGACACAGCTACCTGTATGCAGGCTGCAGCTGCAAGGCAG GCTGGCGTGGGTGGAGCTGCACAGACAATAGCACAGCCCAGACGGTAGGCCAGCAGAGGCTAGCCATGCTCCTGCTCACCCTCAGCAACCTCATGTTCCTGGCTCCTGTTGCCATCTCCATGCGCCGCTCACTCCTGGTGGAGGCCTCCGTCTATGCCTACACCATGTTCTTCTCCACG TTCTACCACGCCTGCGACCAGCCTGGGGAGGTGGTGCTGTGCATCCTCAGCTATGACACGCTGCAATACTGTGACTTCTTGGGCTCTGGAGTATCCATCTGGGTCACTATCCTCTGCATGGCGCGGCTGAAGGCAGCCCTGAAATAC GTTCTGTTTCTTCTGGGCACGCTGGTGTTTGCCATGTCCTTGCAGCTGGACCGCAGGGGCGCCTGGAACATGATGGGGCCTTGTTTGTTTGCCTTTGCAGTCATGGCCACCATGTGG GTATACCGCTGTGGGCACCGGCGCCACTGCTACCCCACCTCCTGGCAGCGCTGGGCcttctgcctcctgcctggcATCAGCATGGCTGCTGTGGCCATTGCCATCTATACTTCTATGACAACCAGTGACAACTACTACTACACCCACAGCATCTGGCACATGCTGCTGGCAGGGAGTGCCGCCTTCCTGCTGCCGCCAAGGGATTCGCACACCAAGCCCTGGGCCTGTTCGCAGAAGCTCCCCTGCCACTATCAGATCTGCAGGAACCACCGGGAGGAGCTGTACGCGGTCACGTGA
- the LOC108395898 gene encoding post-GPI attachment to proteins factor 6-like isoform X6: MGRAGTRAGVAAAAAAWALLLLAWPPPAAGDSGESDVRLVSEQFSQSPQKLSFYSWYGSTRLFQFRVPPDTVLLRCLFHVSRGGSPTCANVEITVYFRYGAPPVINPLGTSFPDNTSVQPSFLVKMLESNASVNISHPAPGDWFVAAHLPPSSQKIEVKGFAPTCAYIFQPDMLVVRVVEVSILEPDMPLLQTLLSRPSYLKIFIPEYTQELSLELKGCVSNGSLGCPVHLTVGSATLPSNFQKVLACTGPTRTCHLLLPSPPWDRWIQVTAKSLAGLHVSVVFSIVAAITTCRPKTITSQHLQSSLSQSRNASTGLMPMSLGHQDLGGSHGLGSGSFCLMSYPVVREDMDVVSVRFRPLDRVSVLVQSGMPSVMRLYLDTGMDSGGSLTISLQANETALANNTLVVVCVNAAAPFLSFTTSLNCTTAFFQGYPLSLSTSAHKATLIIPYPETDNWYLSLQLVCPEGPEECEQALVPVETTLYLVPCLNDCGPYGQCLLLRRHSYLYAGCSCKAGWRGWSCTDNSTAQTVGQQRLAMLLLTLSNLMFLAPVAISMRRSLLVEASVYAYTMFFSTFYHACDQPGEVVLCILSYDTLQYCDFLGSGVSIWVTILCMARLKAALKYVLFLLGTLVFAMSLQLDRRGAWNMMGPCLFAFAVMATMWVYRCGHRRHCYPTSWQRWAFCLLPGISMAAVAIAIYTSMTTSDNYYYTHSIWHMLLAGSAAFLLPPRDSHTKPWACSQKLPCHYQICRNHREELYAVT, encoded by the exons ATGGGCCGCGCCGGGACCCGGGCTGGGgtcgcggcggcggcggcggcgtggGCGCTGCTGCTGTTGGCTTGGCCCCCGCCCGCCGCTGGCGACAGCGGCGAGAGCG ATGTCAGGCTGGTGTCCGAGCAGTTCTCGCAGTCACCGCAGAAGCTGTCTTTCTACAGCTGGTATGGCAGCACCAGGCTCTTCCAATTCCGCGTGCCCCCAGACACCGTGCTGCTGCGCTGCCTGTTCCACGTGTCACGGGGAGGCAGTCCCACGTGTGCCAACGTGGAGATCACCGT GTACTTCCGCTATGGCGCCCCGCCGGTCATCAACCCCCTGGGCACCAGCTTCCCTGACAATACCTCTGTGCAGCCCTCCTTCCTCGTCAAGATGCTAGAGAGCAACGCCTCTGTTAACATCTCCCACCCTGCACCTGGGGACTGGTTTGTGGCTGCCCACCTACCCCCTTCATCCCAGAAGATTGAGGTGAAG GGCTTTGCTCCCACCTGTGCCTACATCTTCCAGCCGGACATGCTGGTCGTGAGGGTGGTTGAGGTCTCCATTCTGGAGCCAGACATGCCCCTTCTGCAGACCCTCCTCTCCCGCCCCAGCTACCTCAA AATCTTCATCCCTGAGTACACCCAGGAGTTGAGTCTGGAGCTAAAGGGCTGTGTGTCCAATGGGAGCCTGGGCTGCCCTGTGCACCTCACTGTGGGCTCGGCCACCCTGCCCAGCAACTTCCAGAAGGTGCTGGCCTGCACCGGCCCCACCAGGAcctgccacctgctgctgccCTCGCCACCCTGGGATAGGTGGATCCAAGTGACAGCCAAGAGCCTGGCAGGACTCCATGTGTCTGTGGTATTCAGCATCGTGGCTGCCATCACAA CCTGCAGGCCGAAGACCATAACCTCGCAGCACCTTCAGAGCAGCCTGAGCCAGAGCCGCAACGCCTCCACTGGCCTGATGCCCATGAGCCTTGGCCACCAGGACCTGGGCGGGAGCCATGGGCTGGGCAGTGGCTCCTTCTGCCTCATGAGCTACCCCGTTGTGCGGGAAGACATGGATGTGGTGTCTGTGCGGTTCCGGCCCCTGGACAGGGTCTCCGTGTTGGTACAGTCTGGCATGCCCTCAGTGATGCGGCTGTACCTCGACACAGGCATGGACAGTGGGGGCTCCCTCACCATCTCCCTGCAGGCCAATGAG ACCGCACTTGCCAACAACACCCTGGTAGTGGTCTGCGTGAATGCCGCCGCCCCCTTCCTCAGCTTCACCACCTCACTCAACTGCACCACAG CCTTCTTCCAGGGCTATCCCCTGTCTCTGAGCACCTCAGCTCATAAGGCCACCCTCATCATCCCCTACCCAGAGACAGACAACTGGTACCTCTCCCTGCAGCTCGTGTGCCCTGAGGGTCCTGA GGAGTGTGAGCAGGCTCTGGTCCCAGTAGAAACCACTTTATACTTGGTGCCCTGCCTGAATGACTGCGGACCTTATGGCCAGTGCCTCCTGCTGCGCAGACACAGCTACCTGTATGCAGGCTGCAGCTGCAAGGCAG GCTGGCGTGGGTGGAGCTGCACAGACAATAGCACAGCCCAGACGGTAGGCCAGCAGAGGCTAGCCATGCTCCTGCTCACCCTCAGCAACCTCATGTTCCTGGCTCCTGTTGCCATCTCCATGCGCCGCTCACTCCTGGTGGAGGCCTCCGTCTATGCCTACACCATGTTCTTCTCCACG TTCTACCACGCCTGCGACCAGCCTGGGGAGGTGGTGCTGTGCATCCTCAGCTATGACACGCTGCAATACTGTGACTTCTTGGGCTCTGGAGTATCCATCTGGGTCACTATCCTCTGCATGGCGCGGCTGAAGGCAGCCCTGAAATAC GTTCTGTTTCTTCTGGGCACGCTGGTGTTTGCCATGTCCTTGCAGCTGGACCGCAGGGGCGCCTGGAACATGATGGGGCCTTGTTTGTTTGCCTTTGCAGTCATGGCCACCATGTGG GTATACCGCTGTGGGCACCGGCGCCACTGCTACCCCACCTCCTGGCAGCGCTGGGCcttctgcctcctgcctggcATCAGCATGGCTGCTGTGGCCATTGCCATCTATACTTCTATGACAACCAGTGACAACTACTACTACACCCACAGCATCTGGCACATGCTGCTGGCAGGGAGTGCCGCCTTCCTGCTGCCGCCAAGGGATTCGCACACCAAGCCCTGGGCCTGTTCGCAGAAGCTCCCCTGCCACTATCAGATCTGCAGGAACCACCGGGAGGAGCTGTACGCGGTCACGTGA